Proteins encoded by one window of Thunnus thynnus chromosome 3, fThuThy2.1, whole genome shotgun sequence:
- the LOC137180363 gene encoding zinc finger protein RFP-like, whose product MSGLERHQLMDPVENLEDRMCMKHDKPLELFCKTDQTCVCMLCTYSDHKTHEFVPLEEEYEGKKAELGKTKAEILQMIQKRRLKVQEIKESVNLSKKDADREKAEGVQVFTALKESIERSLNELIETIEEKQRTTEKQAEDFIKELQKEISELMKRSSEVKQLSHSEDHLHLLQNFPSLNAAPPTKDWTEVSVRPPSYEGTVVRAVTPLKETFSKEMKKLFEAELKRVQQYAVDVTLDPDTAHPDLILSDDGKQVNDSDVKKNLPDNPERFSLCPCVLGKQSFSSGRFYFEVQVKEKTKWTLGVARESINRKGTMAVKPTNGYWIIWLRNGNEYEALDEPSVRLSLKPQLQKVGVFVDYEESLVSFYDVDAATPIYSFTGCSFTEKLYPYFNPCIHDGGKNSAPLIICPVNQTE is encoded by the coding sequence ATGTCAGGCCTGGaaagacatcagctgatggaccctgtggagaacctggaagacaggatgtgtatgaagcacgataaacctctggagctgttctgtaagaccgaccagacatgtgtctgcatgctctgCACCTATTCTGACCACAAGACACATGAGTTTGTTCCTCTGgaagaagaatatgaaggaaagaaggcagagctggggaaGACAAAGGCTGAAATtttgcagatgatccagaagagaCGACTGAAGGTTCAAGAGATCAAAGAGTCAGTCAACCTCAGTAAGaaagatgcagacagagagaaagcagaaggtgTTCAGGTCTTCACCGCTCTGAAGGAGTCTATTGAGAGAAGCCTGAATGAGCTCATTGAGACAattgaagagaagcaaagaacaacagagaaacaggctgaagacttcatcaaagagctgcaaaaggaaatctctgagctgatgaagagaagctctgaggtgaagcagctctcacactctgaagaccacctccacctcctccaaaacttCCCATCCCTGAATGCTGCTCCAcccaccaaagactggacagaggtcagcGTCCGTCCACCATCATATGAGGGGACTGTGGTGAGAGCTGTGACTCCCCTGAAGGAGACATTcagtaaagagatgaagaagctgtttgaggctgagctgaagagggtccagcagtatgcagtggatgtgactcttgatcctgatacagcacatcctgatctcatcctgtctgatgatggaAAACAAGTAAATGATAGTGATGTGAAGAAGAATCTCCCAGACAACCCAGAGAGATTTTCTCTTTGTCCCTGTGttttaggaaagcagagtttctcttcaggcagattttactttgaggttcaggttaaagAGAAGACTAAATGGACTTTAGGAGTGGCCAGAGAGTCCATCAACAGGAAGGGAACAATGGCAGTGAAACCTACGAATGGTTACTGGATTATATGgttgagaaatggaaatgaataTGAAGCTCTTGATGAACCTTCAGTCCGTCTCTCTCTGAAGCCTCAGCttcagaaggtgggggtgtttgtggattatgaggagagtctggtctccttttatgatGTAGATGCTGCAACTCCTATCTACTCCTTTACtggctgctccttcactgagaaactctaccCATACTTCAATCCTTGTATTCATGATGGTGGTAAAAACTCTGCTCCTCtgatcatctgtcctgtcaatcaaactgagtAG